One Bartonella tribocorum CIP 105476 genomic window carries:
- a CDS encoding ribonuclease D, with product MAEIRVHQGDLPNLDNYKTDAIAIDTETLGLQPHRDRLCVVQISPGDGTADIIQIAKGQKNAPNLVKLLEDNAVTKIFHFGRFDLAILAHTFGVMPEAVFCTKIASKLTRTYTDRHGLKEICNELLNVNISKQQQSSDWAAETLSQAQIEYAASDVLYLHRLKAIFEERLRREERESVAKACFQFLPMRAKLDLLGWSEVDIFAHS from the coding sequence ATGGCTGAGATTCGCGTTCATCAAGGTGATTTGCCAAACTTAGACAATTATAAAACTGATGCCATTGCGATTGATACTGAGACTTTAGGATTACAACCACATCGTGATCGTTTGTGTGTTGTTCAGATTTCTCCTGGAGATGGAACTGCTGATATTATACAGATTGCTAAAGGACAAAAGAATGCCCCTAATTTGGTCAAGCTTCTTGAAGATAACGCAGTCACCAAAATATTCCATTTTGGGCGTTTTGATCTTGCTATTTTAGCGCATACATTTGGTGTTATGCCAGAAGCTGTTTTTTGTACAAAGATTGCTTCAAAGCTCACGCGTACCTACACGGATCGTCATGGCTTGAAAGAAATTTGTAATGAATTGCTGAATGTGAATATTTCTAAACAGCAACAATCTTCGGATTGGGCGGCAGAAACCTTATCACAGGCACAAATTGAATATGCTGCGTCGGACGTGTTATATTTGCATCGTTTAAAGGCTATATTTGAAGAACGTTTAAGACGCGAAGAGCGAGAAAGTGTTGCCAAGGCATGCTTTCAATTTTTGCCTATGAGAGCTAAGCTAGATCTTTTAGGATGGTCGGAAGTTGATATTTTTGCGCATAGCTAA
- a CDS encoding outer membrane protein yields MNTKRLITASIFSLISASTALAADVLIPHQPASSTSSTIVAPTFSWTGLYLGVQAGGFSSKADLALVGQEKSFPLDKEFSPKLSGFAGGFYAGSNIDLGDSFIFGIDTDLMLSGKKHTKTITIGAADNITVENAVGRSRRSASPSTPQKAALESSAPVLPRQATSTKPATTVSTGNPASGAETSPAANGGTTVTKSTETRSNQTQARQVNSSQSPNASTGQPNQLARTDNSGNVNSSITVKKSGVSTPSPSSTPSSNTTSKLPETSSASSEQGARSEQSSSSTKTVKETPASSASSTRSETSQLAASTDTSGRSLTERTVPSRNLVLSRSKVSGSETNTSNGTSGAHGGYHSAHGGGYAYSHGTSQSGGHGSGARGHNANPHSRSHGAQSTQAADKNESSVYGIEQMRRMASELGLEQGDEVETLDHTFKQNWGGATRVRIGFAADRFMPYLAGGIAYGQFQDTISISVKDEEGTVVSSKNLTDETKTMIGYTLGGGVDFSVLDNVIVRAEYRYSDFGKKKFSKEKLEVNYKTNDFRVGVAYKF; encoded by the coding sequence ATGAACACGAAACGTTTAATAACAGCGTCTATTTTTTCTTTAATTTCAGCGTCTACAGCACTCGCTGCTGATGTACTGATTCCTCATCAGCCAGCATCATCGACTTCTTCTACCATTGTTGCGCCTACTTTTTCATGGACGGGTCTTTATTTAGGTGTCCAGGCTGGGGGCTTTTCAAGCAAGGCTGATTTGGCTCTTGTTGGTCAAGAAAAGAGTTTCCCATTGGATAAAGAATTCTCTCCTAAACTTTCAGGTTTTGCAGGTGGTTTTTATGCAGGGTCTAATATTGATCTCGGTGACAGCTTTATTTTTGGTATCGATACAGATTTAATGTTATCTGGAAAAAAACACACAAAGACCATTACTATAGGTGCAGCTGATAACATTACAGTAGAAAATGCAGTAGGAAGGTCCCGCAGGTCAGCATCACCAAGCACTCCACAAAAAGCTGCTTTAGAAAGTTCTGCGCCAGTATTGCCTAGACAGGCGACATCAACAAAACCTGCAACAACAGTAAGTACAGGAAATCCAGCATCAGGCGCGGAAACTTCGCCAGCAGCAAATGGAGGAACTACAGTAACAAAGTCTACTGAAACACGATCCAATCAAACACAAGCTAGACAAGTAAATTCATCTCAATCACCAAATGCAAGCACAGGACAACCGAATCAATTAGCAAGAACTGACAATTCTGGCAATGTTAATTCTTCAATAACAGTAAAAAAATCAGGAGTTTCAACACCATCACCATCATCAACACCATCATCAAACACGACATCTAAATTGCCAGAAACATCATCAGCCTCCTCCGAACAAGGTGCAAGGTCAGAGCAATCATCATCGTCTACTAAAACGGTTAAAGAAACACCAGCATCATCTGCTTCATCAACAAGATCAGAAACAAGCCAACTAGCGGCGAGTACAGATACATCGGGACGATCATTAACAGAAAGAACAGTGCCAAGTCGTAACCTTGTACTGTCAAGATCAAAGGTATCTGGATCAGAGACAAACACTTCCAATGGAACAAGCGGAGCACACGGAGGTTATCATAGTGCCCATGGTGGTGGATATGCTTATTCGCATGGTACATCTCAGTCAGGTGGACATGGTTCTGGTGCTCGTGGGCATAATGCTAATCCGCATTCCCGTTCTCATGGAGCACAAAGTACACAAGCGGCGGATAAGAATGAATCCAGTGTATATGGTATAGAACAAATGAGAAGGATGGCTTCTGAACTTGGTCTTGAACAAGGAGATGAAGTTGAGACTTTAGATCATACTTTTAAGCAAAATTGGGGTGGTGCTACGCGGGTGCGTATCGGTTTTGCTGCTGATCGCTTTATGCCTTATCTTGCGGGTGGTATTGCTTATGGGCAGTTCCAAGACACTATATCAATATCCGTTAAGGATGAGGAGGGAACAGTTGTTTCTTCTAAGAACTTAACTGATGAAACAAAAACTATGATTGGTTACACTCTTGGTGGTGGTGTTGATTTCTCAGTGCTAGATAATGTGATTGTACGTGCAGAATATCGTTATTCCGATTTTGGTAAAAAGAAATTTTCGAAGGAAAAACTTGAAGTTAACTACAAAACTAATGATTTCCGTGTTGGTGTAGCTTATAAATTCTAA
- a CDS encoding outer membrane protein: MNIKSLVTTSVIAMAAASAAQAADVIIPHEVAPVITAPSFSWTGFYIGGQIGGFSSKIDLKDKDKDTSVFKDLSPKLSGLIGGFYAGSNFDLGNGIILGVETDVIWSGKKDVRLATKTKTPETPETPETPETPETPETPPTGSETTQTGNETTGTKKLSAKNARDSEVVDVSEGVGFKQKWAGATRVRVGFAAADRIMPYVAGGVAYTQLEAAHGQVKVADKTFSAGSSDETATMVGFTIGGGIDFAMTDNVLLRAEYRYSDYGKKKFFAKEKEYNFKTNDFRVGVAYKF; the protein is encoded by the coding sequence ATGAATATAAAATCTTTAGTAACAACTTCTGTTATCGCTATGGCAGCAGCTTCTGCGGCACAAGCTGCTGATGTTATCATCCCTCATGAAGTGGCACCAGTTATCACTGCCCCTAGCTTTTCTTGGACAGGTTTTTATATTGGAGGTCAGATTGGTGGTTTTTCAAGTAAAATTGACCTAAAAGATAAGGATAAAGATACTTCAGTTTTTAAAGACTTGTCACCTAAACTTTCAGGTTTGATTGGTGGTTTTTATGCAGGATCCAACTTTGATCTTGGCAACGGTATTATTTTGGGTGTTGAAACAGATGTGATCTGGTCTGGCAAAAAAGATGTACGGTTAGCCACTAAAACTAAAACTCCTGAAACTCCTGAAACTCCTGAAACTCCTGAAACTCCTGAAACTCCTGAAACTCCTCCAACTGGTAGTGAAACTACTCAAACTGGTAATGAAACTACTGGAACAAAGAAACTAAGTGCTAAAAATGCACGTGACTCAGAGGTTGTGGACGTATCAGAAGGTGTTGGTTTTAAACAGAAATGGGCTGGAGCTACGCGCGTACGTGTTGGTTTTGCTGCTGCTGACCGCATTATGCCTTATGTTGCTGGGGGTGTTGCCTATACACAGCTAGAAGCTGCTCATGGACAAGTGAAGGTAGCTGATAAAACTTTTTCTGCAGGTTCATCTGATGAAACAGCAACGATGGTTGGTTTCACTATTGGTGGCGGTATTGATTTTGCAATGACTGATAATGTTCTATTGCGTGCAGAATACCGTTATTCAGATTATGGTAAAAAGAAATTTTTTGCAAAAGAAAAAGAATATAATTTCAAAACCAATGATTTCCGTGTAGGTGTCGCATACAAATTCTAA
- a CDS encoding nucleoside deaminase codes for MTLTPMEIALLEAQWAAKKDEVPVGAVITRGKTIIARAGNFIKTAYDPTGHAEIRVIRMACETLQSERLPDCDLYVTLEPCAMCAAAISFARIRRLYYATNDPKGGAIENGPRFYQQPTCHHKPEIYSGFKEKEAAQLLKDFFIQKRS; via the coding sequence ATGACTTTGACACCCATGGAAATAGCCCTTTTGGAAGCGCAGTGGGCTGCAAAAAAAGATGAAGTTCCCGTAGGCGCTGTCATTACACGTGGAAAAACTATCATCGCACGTGCTGGGAACTTCATAAAAACAGCATATGACCCTACAGGACATGCAGAAATACGCGTAATTCGTATGGCTTGTGAAACATTACAAAGTGAAAGGCTTCCGGATTGTGATCTTTATGTGACACTTGAGCCTTGTGCCATGTGTGCTGCTGCCATTTCATTTGCACGCATACGACGTCTCTATTATGCAACAAATGATCCCAAAGGAGGAGCTATAGAAAATGGCCCACGTTTTTATCAGCAACCAACCTGTCATCACAAACCTGAAATTTATTCTGGTTTTAAAGAAAAAGAAGCTGCTCAATTATTAAAAGATTTCTTTATTCAAAAGCGATCCTAA
- the mutM gene encoding bifunctional DNA-formamidopyrimidine glycosylase/DNA-(apurinic or apyrimidinic site) lyase produces MPELPEVETVRRGLESVVTDAKIVSVQLNRRDLRFPFPEAFSERLIGRKILELGRRAKYLLFHLSQDETILSHLGMSGSWRIENDLLRTAFSMTSKLVKHDHFIMDIQTRNGDVYHLIYNDVRRFGFMLLVDTDKLYKHPLLNKLGLEPMSHGFSGRYLQKAFVNKKVSLKGVLLDQSIVAGLGNIYVCEALWRSRLSPQRGAFTLASKTVYARELANSLAQNIRNVISEAILSGGSSLRDYMHVDGSLGYFQHAFSVYGREGKECLQCGTPIIRILQSGRSSFYCSQCQK; encoded by the coding sequence ATGCCTGAGCTTCCTGAAGTAGAGACGGTTCGTCGTGGACTTGAGTCTGTTGTCACTGATGCAAAGATAGTATCTGTCCAACTTAATCGTAGAGATTTGCGTTTTCCTTTTCCTGAGGCTTTTTCTGAACGGCTTATTGGAAGAAAAATTCTGGAACTTGGTCGGCGTGCGAAATATTTATTATTTCATCTGTCTCAAGATGAAACGATTTTAAGCCATTTAGGAATGTCTGGTTCATGGCGTATAGAGAATGATCTTTTAAGAACAGCTTTTTCAATGACCAGTAAATTGGTTAAGCATGATCATTTTATCATGGATATTCAGACAAGGAATGGTGATGTTTATCATCTTATTTATAATGATGTACGCCGCTTTGGGTTTATGCTTTTAGTTGATACGGACAAGCTTTATAAACATCCGCTTTTAAATAAGCTAGGGCTTGAACCTATGAGTCATGGGTTTTCTGGTCGTTATTTACAAAAGGCTTTTGTTAATAAAAAAGTATCTCTTAAGGGTGTTTTGCTTGATCAGTCTATTGTTGCAGGGCTTGGGAATATTTATGTTTGTGAGGCGCTTTGGCGAAGTCGCTTATCTCCACAGCGTGGTGCATTTACATTGGCATCAAAAACGGTCTATGCACGTGAACTTGCAAATTCTTTAGCACAGAATATACGCAATGTGATTTCTGAAGCTATTTTGTCTGGCGGGTCTTCTTTACGTGATTATATGCATGTGGATGGCTCTCTTGGTTATTTTCAACATGCTTTTTCGGTTTACGGACGAGAAGGCAAGGAATGCTTGCAATGTGGAACGCCTATTATACGTATTTTACAGTCGGGACGTTCAAGTTTTTACTGTTCACAGTGCCAAAAATGA
- the ileS gene encoding isoleucine--tRNA ligase has protein sequence MTVKSETIDYSKTLYLPQTNFPMRAGLPQKELELMARWENIGLYAQLRQQAKDRPFYILHDGPPYANGHIHIGHALNKVLKDVVVRSFQMRGFNANYVPGWDCHGLPIEWKIEEKYRAQGKNKDEVPLNEFRQECREFAQHWVTVQSEEFKRLGVVGDFKAPYTTMAFHAEARIASELIKFAMSDQIYRGSKPVMWSVVERTALAEAEIEYHDHESEVIWVKFPIFEASSDDLYGAYVVIWTTTPWTIPGNRAVSYSSQISYGFYEVESAENDFGPQVGERLLFADALAMSCAEKAKLVLKRLRTVSADELKALILSHPLKGLAGAYNYKIALLEGAHVTESAGTGFVHTAPSHGREDFEIWNDYKLLLEQMGIDSSIPFPVDDAGFYTKDVPGLGPDREGGPARVIDDNGKMGDANKEVINALIKANRLFARGRLKHSYPHSWRSKKPVIFRNTPQWFISMDKDLGDGSTLRSRALEAVSKTRFVPSSGQNRLASMIEDRPDWVLSRQRSWGVPICIFANEDGVVLKDEGVNERILRAFEVEGADAWFAEGARERFLGERAHESWMQVYDILDVWFDSGASHSFVLEDRADLQWPADVYFEGSDQHRGWFQSSLLESCGTRACSPYKTVITHGFTLDENGKKMSKSLGNTVVPQEIIKTSGADIFRLWVMTTDYWEDQRLGKKILQTNVDSYRKLRNAIRWMLGTLAYDEGEEISYDALPDLEKLILHRLFELDQLVNRAYDEFDFKKIMRALLDFSIIELSAFYFDIRKDSLYCDAPSSQKRKASLQVVREIFERMVTWLAPMLPFTMEEAWLERYPESQSVHLEQFRSVPEEWQNQSLAERWKKIRQVRKVVTGALELERADKRIGSSLEAAPIVFISNPVLREALENVDMAEICITSALTMTQDTMPSDAFTLNDVEGVGVYPEKALGKKCARSWRYTQDVGSDPTYPDVSARDAAALRELKILGKI, from the coding sequence ATGACTGTGAAAAGTGAAACAATAGATTATTCAAAAACTCTTTATCTCCCACAGACAAATTTTCCTATGCGTGCAGGGCTTCCGCAAAAAGAGCTTGAGTTAATGGCGCGGTGGGAAAATATAGGGCTTTATGCGCAATTGCGCCAACAAGCAAAAGATCGTCCATTTTATATTCTTCATGACGGCCCACCTTATGCAAATGGCCATATTCATATCGGGCATGCTTTAAATAAAGTTCTAAAGGATGTGGTTGTCCGTTCATTTCAAATGCGGGGGTTTAATGCAAATTATGTTCCTGGTTGGGATTGCCATGGGCTTCCAATTGAATGGAAAATTGAAGAAAAATATCGCGCACAAGGAAAAAACAAAGACGAAGTCCCTCTTAACGAGTTTCGTCAAGAATGCCGTGAATTTGCACAACATTGGGTAACCGTTCAAAGTGAAGAATTTAAACGTCTTGGTGTCGTGGGAGATTTTAAGGCACCTTACACCACAATGGCTTTTCACGCAGAAGCACGCATTGCGAGCGAATTGATAAAATTTGCTATGTCAGATCAGATTTATCGTGGTTCTAAGCCGGTGATGTGGTCTGTTGTGGAGCGTACAGCTTTGGCAGAGGCAGAGATTGAATATCATGATCATGAATCAGAGGTGATTTGGGTTAAGTTTCCTATTTTTGAAGCAAGTTCTGATGATTTATATGGTGCTTATGTTGTCATTTGGACAACAACACCATGGACAATTCCAGGCAATCGTGCAGTGAGTTATTCTTCGCAGATTTCTTATGGTTTTTACGAAGTTGAAAGTGCTGAAAATGATTTTGGTCCTCAAGTGGGAGAAAGGCTTCTTTTTGCAGATGCTTTAGCGATGAGTTGTGCAGAAAAAGCCAAACTTGTTTTGAAACGTTTACGTACTGTTTCTGCTGACGAATTGAAAGCTCTTATTCTTTCTCATCCATTGAAAGGTTTGGCTGGAGCGTATAATTATAAGATTGCGCTACTTGAGGGCGCCCATGTGACAGAGAGTGCGGGGACAGGTTTTGTGCATACAGCACCAAGCCATGGGCGTGAGGACTTTGAAATTTGGAATGATTATAAGCTTTTATTAGAGCAAATGGGGATTGATTCATCAATACCGTTTCCTGTTGATGATGCGGGTTTCTATACAAAAGATGTTCCAGGTTTGGGACCGGATCGTGAAGGGGGGCCGGCACGTGTTATTGACGATAATGGAAAAATGGGTGATGCCAATAAAGAAGTCATTAATGCTTTAATTAAAGCAAATCGATTGTTTGCGCGCGGGCGTTTAAAGCATTCCTATCCCCATAGTTGGCGTTCGAAAAAACCAGTTATTTTTCGCAATACACCGCAGTGGTTTATTTCAATGGATAAAGATTTGGGGGATGGTTCAACTTTACGCAGTCGGGCTTTGGAAGCTGTTTCAAAAACGCGTTTTGTGCCATCTTCTGGACAAAACCGCCTTGCTTCTATGATAGAAGATCGTCCTGATTGGGTTCTTTCTCGTCAACGTTCTTGGGGAGTTCCTATTTGTATTTTTGCCAATGAGGATGGTGTTGTTTTAAAAGATGAAGGCGTGAACGAGCGTATTTTACGAGCTTTTGAAGTAGAAGGGGCAGATGCATGGTTTGCTGAAGGAGCGCGTGAGCGTTTTTTAGGTGAGCGTGCCCATGAGTCTTGGATGCAGGTTTATGATATTCTGGATGTTTGGTTTGATTCTGGAGCAAGTCATAGCTTTGTGTTAGAAGATCGGGCTGATTTGCAATGGCCTGCTGATGTTTATTTTGAAGGCTCAGATCAACATCGTGGATGGTTCCAATCTTCTCTTTTGGAAAGCTGTGGTACGCGTGCTTGTTCTCCCTATAAGACAGTGATCACACATGGTTTTACTTTGGATGAGAATGGTAAGAAAATGTCTAAGTCTTTAGGCAATACGGTTGTTCCGCAGGAAATTATTAAAACATCTGGTGCTGATATTTTTCGTCTCTGGGTCATGACAACTGATTATTGGGAAGATCAGCGTTTAGGCAAAAAAATCCTTCAAACAAATGTGGATTCATATCGTAAACTACGCAATGCAATTCGTTGGATGCTTGGAACTTTAGCGTATGATGAAGGAGAAGAAATATCTTATGACGCACTGCCAGATCTTGAAAAATTGATTTTACATCGGCTTTTTGAACTGGATCAGTTGGTTAATCGCGCCTACGACGAATTTGATTTTAAAAAAATTATGCGTGCATTATTAGATTTTTCAATCATTGAATTATCGGCATTTTATTTTGATATCCGTAAGGATTCTCTTTATTGCGATGCTCCTTCGTCACAAAAACGTAAAGCTTCTTTGCAGGTTGTTCGTGAGATTTTTGAACGAATGGTGACATGGCTTGCTCCGATGTTGCCTTTTACGATGGAAGAAGCTTGGTTAGAGCGTTATCCAGAAAGCCAATCGGTTCATTTAGAACAATTTCGCTCTGTACCAGAAGAATGGCAAAACCAATCTTTGGCTGAGCGTTGGAAAAAAATTCGGCAGGTCCGTAAAGTTGTGACAGGTGCTTTAGAGCTTGAACGGGCTGATAAGCGTATTGGATCTTCGTTAGAAGCAGCTCCTATCGTTTTTATTTCCAATCCAGTTTTACGAGAAGCATTAGAAAATGTAGATATGGCGGAAATCTGTATCACCAGTGCTCTTACAATGACGCAGGATACAATGCCTTCCGATGCTTTTACTTTGAATGATGTTGAAGGTGTTGGTGTATATCCAGAGAAGGCGTTGGGGAAAAAGTGTGCGCGATCATGGCGTTATACACAAGATGTTGGGAGTGATCCCACTTATCCAGATGTTTCTGCTCGTGATGCAGCTGCTTTGCGAGAATTAAAAATTCTTGGCAAGATTTAA
- a CDS encoding M20/M25/M40 family metallo-hydrolase has protein sequence MLNKVLTHLDENIEKSLERLFSLLRFQSISTDSAYKDACRQAADWLVEDLKSIGFEASRRDTPGHPMVVGHHPGPSDDCLHVLFYGHYDVQPVDPLSLWEDDPFTPSLKERDGEKVICARGASDDKGQLMTFIEACRAYKKETGQLPVKVTILCEGEEECASPSLIPFLKANKDELKADYALVCDTSMWDADTPSIALSLRGIMAEEIFITAANRDLHSGYFGGVAANPIRILAKVLAGLHDENNRVTLPGFYDGVEETPPHILQSWNALNCTAESFLGPIGLSVPAGEKGRSILELVWARPTMEINGISGGYEGEGMKTVIASQASAKVSCRLVHKQDPEKIRQALRDYVRSSIPADCTVEFKNHGSSPALQLSDDSSFTKAAKDALSQEWEVPTVLTAMGGSIPIVADFKSILGMETLLVGFGLADDRIHSPNEKYNLKSFHKGQRSWARILTALANRRVNG, from the coding sequence ATGCTGAATAAAGTACTAACACATCTTGATGAGAATATAGAAAAGAGCCTTGAACGCCTTTTTTCTCTTTTACGTTTTCAATCGATTTCTACAGACTCGGCTTATAAGGATGCATGTCGTCAAGCAGCTGATTGGTTAGTAGAGGATTTAAAAAGCATTGGTTTTGAGGCTTCACGCCGTGATACACCGGGTCATCCAATGGTTGTTGGGCATCATCCAGGTCCTTCAGATGATTGTTTACATGTATTGTTTTACGGACATTATGATGTTCAACCTGTTGATCCATTGAGTTTATGGGAGGATGATCCATTTACACCTTCTTTAAAAGAGAGAGATGGAGAGAAAGTTATTTGTGCTCGCGGTGCTTCAGATGACAAAGGTCAACTTATGACATTTATTGAGGCATGTCGTGCATATAAGAAAGAAACAGGACAGCTTCCTGTTAAAGTGACTATTTTATGTGAAGGTGAGGAAGAATGTGCTTCTCCTTCTCTTATTCCTTTTTTAAAAGCAAATAAAGATGAACTTAAGGCTGATTACGCATTGGTTTGTGATACGTCGATGTGGGATGCTGATACACCATCTATTGCTCTTTCTCTTCGGGGAATTATGGCGGAAGAGATTTTTATCACAGCAGCAAATCGTGATTTGCATTCTGGTTATTTTGGGGGAGTAGCAGCTAATCCCATTCGTATTTTAGCTAAAGTTTTGGCAGGACTTCATGACGAAAATAATAGGGTAACACTTCCTGGTTTTTATGATGGCGTAGAAGAAACACCTCCACATATTTTACAATCATGGAATGCGCTTAATTGTACGGCTGAAAGTTTTCTTGGTCCTATCGGTCTTTCCGTTCCAGCTGGTGAAAAAGGGCGGAGCATTTTAGAGCTTGTGTGGGCACGTCCTACCATGGAAATTAATGGTATTAGTGGGGGCTATGAAGGGGAAGGGATGAAAACGGTTATTGCGTCTCAAGCGAGTGCAAAAGTATCATGTCGTCTAGTCCATAAGCAAGATCCAGAGAAAATACGCCAAGCGTTGCGTGATTATGTACGTAGCTCAATTCCTGCTGATTGTACGGTTGAATTTAAAAATCATGGTTCTTCTCCAGCACTTCAGCTTTCTGATGATTCATCCTTTACCAAGGCGGCGAAGGATGCTCTATCACAAGAGTGGGAAGTTCCTACTGTATTGACAGCCATGGGGGGCTCGATTCCAATTGTAGCAGATTTTAAGTCAATTCTTGGTATGGAAACTCTTTTGGTTGGTTTTGGATTGGCTGATGACCGTATTCATTCGCCTAATGAAAAGTATAATTTAAAATCGTTTCATAAGGGACAGCGGTCTTGGGCGCGTATTCTTACTGCTTTAGCAAATAGGAGGGTGAATGGCTGA
- a CDS encoding outer membrane protein — MNMKWLITASAFAFVSVSAAQAADVIVPPSPTPVAPVIVAPTFSWTGFYFGGQIGGFSGKTKMDILAKGQKIPVSDDYLPKLSGFMGGLYAGSNIDLGNGLILGVDTDIMWSNKDDTKTGKTYVIAPGHINYINKILKDAAINIGKDALEAGAKRTHSFTFKEKWAGATRVRIGFAAERIMPYVAGGIAYTQLQDTASISITEKDSDKVIASGTLSDETKTLVGYTLGAGVDLAMTNNIIVRAEYRYSDFGKKKFSNDKYETSYKTNDFRVGVAYKF, encoded by the coding sequence ATGAATATGAAATGGTTAATAACAGCTTCTGCTTTCGCTTTTGTTTCAGTTTCAGCGGCGCAAGCAGCAGATGTTATTGTTCCCCCGAGTCCAACACCTGTTGCTCCCGTTATTGTTGCCCCAACTTTTTCTTGGACAGGTTTCTACTTTGGTGGGCAGATTGGTGGTTTTTCGGGTAAAACGAAGATGGATATTCTCGCTAAAGGACAAAAGATTCCGGTAAGTGATGATTATTTGCCAAAACTATCAGGTTTCATGGGTGGTCTTTACGCAGGTTCCAATATTGATCTCGGCAATGGCCTTATTTTAGGTGTCGATACAGATATCATGTGGTCTAATAAAGATGACACAAAGACAGGAAAAACATATGTCATTGCTCCAGGTCACATCAATTATATTAACAAGATTTTAAAAGACGCTGCAATTAATATTGGTAAAGATGCGCTTGAAGCTGGTGCTAAACGAACCCACAGTTTTACTTTTAAAGAAAAGTGGGCTGGTGCAACACGTGTACGTATTGGTTTTGCTGCTGAACGCATTATGCCTTATGTTGCTGGTGGTATCGCATATACACAGCTTCAAGATACAGCATCGATTTCAATAACAGAGAAAGATTCAGACAAAGTCATAGCTTCTGGTACCTTATCTGATGAAACAAAGACTCTTGTTGGTTACACCCTTGGTGCGGGCGTTGATTTAGCAATGACCAATAATATTATTGTCCGTGCGGAATATCGTTACTCAGATTTTGGTAAAAAGAAATTCTCAAATGATAAATATGAGACTTCTTACAAAACCAATGATTTCCGTGTTGGTGTTGCTTACAAATTTTAA